One Brevibacillus choshinensis genomic window carries:
- a CDS encoding ABC transporter substrate-binding protein, with product MLACVLSVTAVLAGCGGSKEAAGTNNQSGGSAAPQGQTASAGKPVEIDFWYALGGKNGEYIEKMVKDFNASHKDIVVKPAYQGSYYENHSKVLASVSAGNQPDVTMVEVGSIGAFADAKVLEDLGPYANGAEKKYIPGLLGNSYWKDKLYAIPFNRSTPLLYLNRDMLKAAGLDPNGPKTWDELRQFSEALTKKEGDKTATYGFSTAIDIWFYEALVFQSGGKILTDDNKELAINSEAGKAPLEFWTGMLKEGVMKAPPGEKYNAWDVAKQDFLNQQVGMIFTSTGDLRSLKENAKFDLGTAFLPANKNFGAPTGGANLVMLAKSSDEEKKASWEFMQWMTDTKQTIPFSLESGYMPVTTEAVESEDMKKAYEKEPNFQVAVKQLQYASPRPMVPGYKELQEVIMTEIQRAVLGQASVDEAIQKATEKGQKLLKK from the coding sequence ATGTTGGCGTGTGTTCTTAGCGTGACGGCAGTTTTGGCAGGGTGCGGAGGCAGCAAGGAAGCGGCTGGCACGAATAATCAATCGGGTGGAAGCGCGGCGCCGCAAGGACAGACTGCGAGTGCAGGGAAACCGGTGGAAATCGACTTCTGGTATGCGCTCGGCGGCAAAAACGGGGAATACATCGAAAAGATGGTCAAGGACTTCAATGCATCGCATAAAGATATTGTGGTGAAGCCTGCGTATCAAGGAAGCTACTATGAAAACCATTCCAAGGTACTCGCTTCGGTATCCGCCGGGAACCAGCCTGACGTGACGATGGTAGAGGTAGGATCGATCGGTGCGTTCGCAGACGCAAAAGTTCTGGAAGATCTGGGACCCTACGCGAATGGAGCGGAGAAAAAGTACATTCCCGGTCTCTTGGGGAACTCCTACTGGAAAGACAAACTGTACGCCATTCCTTTCAACCGCTCGACTCCGCTCTTGTACCTGAACCGCGATATGCTGAAAGCGGCAGGGCTCGACCCGAATGGACCGAAAACATGGGATGAGCTGCGTCAATTCTCTGAGGCTCTGACGAAAAAAGAAGGAGACAAGACGGCTACCTACGGATTCTCCACGGCGATTGACATCTGGTTCTATGAAGCGCTTGTTTTCCAAAGCGGCGGTAAAATTTTGACGGACGACAACAAAGAGCTGGCAATCAACAGCGAAGCAGGAAAAGCGCCGCTGGAATTCTGGACAGGTATGCTGAAAGAAGGCGTCATGAAGGCACCTCCAGGCGAGAAGTACAACGCATGGGATGTGGCGAAACAGGATTTCCTCAATCAACAAGTCGGCATGATTTTTACCTCGACAGGGGACTTGCGATCTTTGAAAGAAAATGCCAAATTTGATTTGGGAACAGCCTTCTTGCCAGCAAACAAGAACTTCGGTGCGCCTACAGGCGGTGCCAACCTGGTCATGCTGGCTAAATCGAGCGATGAAGAGAAAAAAGCTTCCTGGGAATTCATGCAGTGGATGACGGACACCAAGCAAACCATCCCGTTCTCGCTGGAATCCGGCTACATGCCAGTAACGACCGAAGCGGTAGAATCCGAAGATATGAAGAAAGCCTATGAAAAAGAGCCGAACTTCCAAGTGGCAGTAAAGCAGCTGCAGTACGCTTCTCCGCGCCCAATGGTACCTGGCTATAAAGAATTGCAGGAAGTCATCATGACAGAGATCCAGCGTGCCGTATTGGGTCAGGCTAGCGTAGACGAAGCCATCCAAAAAGCGACGGAAAAAGGGCAGAAGCTGCTGAAAAAATAA
- a CDS encoding glutamine--tRNA ligase/YqeY domain fusion protein yields MISLENKVASSNFIRNIVIDDLQEGKVKKIITRFPPEPNGYLHIGHAKAIILNFDLAHEFSGKAHLRFDDTNPLKEDTEYVNAIKEDVQWLGFDWDGLFFASDYFEEMYNRAVLLIKKGKAYVDDLSAEDMRKYRGTLTEPGVESPFRNRSVEENLDLFARMRKGEFKDGEKVLRAKIDMTSPNFNMRDPVLYRISHATHHNTGDQWCIYPMYDFAHPLEDAIEGVTHSLCSLEFEDHRPLYDWVVAECEMAHVPHQYEFARLNLTNTVMSKRKLKQLVDENIVDGWDDPRMPTIAGYRRRGYTPEAIRAFAREIGVARSNSTVDEKMLEHFIREDLKLKAPRTMAVLNPLKVVITNYPEGQVEMLDAEINPENEEMGNRQIPFSREIYIEQDDFMENPPSKYFRLFPGNEVRLKHAYFIKCHDVIKDADGNVIELHCTYDPETKSGSGFTGRKVKGTIHWVEATQAVPAEFRLYEPLIMDEEENEGTFLDNINPKSLEVQNGFVEPNMKDTAPQDKYQFFRHGYFNVDPKHTKEGKLVFNRIVSLKSSFELPKA; encoded by the coding sequence TTGATTTCATTGGAAAACAAGGTAGCGTCATCCAATTTTATCCGAAATATTGTGATTGATGACTTGCAAGAAGGTAAAGTGAAAAAAATCATTACCCGATTTCCCCCTGAACCGAACGGGTATCTTCATATTGGACATGCAAAGGCCATCATCCTGAACTTTGATTTGGCACATGAGTTTTCCGGGAAAGCTCACTTGCGTTTTGATGATACCAATCCGCTCAAGGAAGACACCGAGTATGTGAATGCCATCAAGGAAGATGTGCAGTGGCTTGGCTTTGATTGGGACGGGCTGTTTTTCGCTTCCGATTATTTCGAGGAGATGTACAACCGGGCGGTACTCCTCATCAAAAAAGGAAAAGCGTACGTGGACGACCTTTCTGCTGAAGACATGCGCAAGTACCGCGGTACTTTGACGGAGCCAGGTGTAGAAAGTCCATTCCGCAATCGTTCCGTGGAGGAGAACCTCGATCTTTTCGCGCGGATGCGCAAAGGCGAATTCAAGGACGGAGAGAAAGTGCTTCGTGCGAAGATCGACATGACATCCCCGAATTTCAACATGCGTGATCCGGTGCTTTACCGCATCTCCCACGCGACCCATCACAACACCGGGGATCAATGGTGCATCTATCCGATGTACGATTTTGCACACCCGTTGGAGGATGCGATCGAAGGCGTGACGCACTCGCTCTGCTCCCTGGAATTCGAAGACCATCGCCCGTTGTACGATTGGGTAGTCGCCGAATGCGAGATGGCACACGTGCCGCACCAATACGAATTCGCCCGACTGAATCTGACGAATACCGTCATGAGCAAGCGGAAGCTCAAGCAGCTCGTCGATGAAAATATCGTGGACGGCTGGGACGATCCTCGCATGCCGACCATCGCAGGCTACCGCCGCCGCGGCTATACGCCTGAAGCGATCCGCGCCTTCGCACGTGAAATCGGTGTAGCCAGAAGCAACAGTACGGTCGACGAGAAAATGCTGGAGCATTTTATCCGGGAAGACCTCAAGCTCAAGGCTCCGCGCACAATGGCTGTCTTAAATCCATTGAAGGTGGTCATCACGAATTATCCGGAAGGTCAAGTCGAGATGCTGGATGCGGAAATCAATCCCGAAAACGAAGAGATGGGCAACCGCCAAATTCCGTTTTCCCGTGAGATCTACATCGAGCAAGACGACTTCATGGAAAATCCGCCGAGCAAGTATTTCCGACTCTTCCCAGGGAATGAGGTGCGCTTGAAGCACGCTTACTTCATTAAGTGCCATGATGTCATCAAGGATGCGGATGGCAACGTGATCGAGCTGCATTGCACGTACGACCCGGAAACCAAGAGCGGCAGCGGCTTTACCGGACGCAAGGTAAAAGGGACCATCCACTGGGTGGAAGCGACACAGGCGGTTCCGGCTGAATTCCGATTGTACGAGCCATTGATTATGGATGAGGAAGAAAACGAAGGAACGTTCCTGGACAACATCAATCCGAAATCACTGGAAGTGCAAAATGGCTTCGTGGAGCCAAACATGAAGGACACAGCACCTCAAGATAAATACCAATTCTTCCGCCACGGCTATTTCAATGTCGATCCAAAGCATACGAAGGAAGGGAAGCTCGTCTTCAACCGGATCGTATCGCTGAAGAGCTCGTTCGAATTGCCGAAAGCCTAA
- a CDS encoding SET domain-containing protein gives MMHPDTELRYINDQIGFGVFATKFIPKGTIVWAMDELDQVLDPAFVETLDPLRKRDVQKYSFKNQFGKYILCWDKSRFVNHSFHANCVATMYDMELAARDIYPGEELTDDYGTLNLDEPFDCLPEEGTTRSRVMPDDLLRYYRQWDEIAAGAFEHFNHVEQPLRHLIRPEHQKKLHAILEHDIPLDSVIQLYYRPPSRK, from the coding sequence ATGATGCATCCCGATACTGAATTGCGTTACATCAATGATCAAATCGGGTTCGGCGTTTTTGCGACCAAATTCATTCCCAAAGGGACGATCGTGTGGGCCATGGATGAACTGGATCAGGTATTGGATCCTGCTTTCGTGGAAACACTGGATCCATTGCGAAAACGGGACGTGCAGAAGTATTCGTTTAAAAACCAGTTCGGCAAGTATATCCTCTGCTGGGATAAGTCTCGGTTCGTCAATCACAGCTTCCACGCGAATTGTGTGGCCACCATGTACGATATGGAGCTGGCGGCCAGGGATATTTACCCGGGTGAAGAACTGACAGATGATTATGGAACGTTGAACTTGGATGAACCCTTTGATTGCCTGCCGGAAGAAGGCACGACTCGTTCGCGGGTGATGCCGGATGACCTGCTGCGGTATTACCGCCAATGGGATGAAATTGCGGCGGGAGCGTTCGAGCATTTCAATCATGTCGAACAGCCGCTGCGACATCTCATCCGTCCCGAGCATCAGAAAAAGCTGCACGCCATTCTGGAGCACGATATCCCTCTGGACTCTGTCATTCAGCTTTACTATCGTCCGCCATCGAGAAAATAG
- a CDS encoding carbohydrate ABC transporter permease yields MRKAVAAPELAGTSNQVTQKLEGVPAVDRMERLRPYLYVAPAMLFFTLFFFFPIAYVIYLSFFDWSLLNLEEMEWVGLGNFTALMMEEDFLQVLGNTLVYTAVTVGLGIFLSFMLALWLNRKAKVYGIVQAAVFSPHIVSLVSIAMLWMWLMDPQYGLLNAILEMVGLPGYTWLSDTKSAMISLILVSIWKGVGYNTLVFIAGMQSIPKDIYEAAELDHSPWWRTLTRITVPMLSPTIFFLLVINTVSSFQVFDTIYIMTQGGPVNSTNMLVFYIYEQGMDFYNGGAASAASVILLAMVGLLTWLHFRLMEKRVHYR; encoded by the coding sequence ATGCGCAAAGCGGTTGCTGCACCAGAGCTAGCCGGAACGAGCAACCAGGTGACCCAAAAGCTTGAGGGAGTACCTGCTGTCGATCGGATGGAGCGGCTTCGGCCATACCTGTATGTCGCACCAGCAATGCTGTTTTTTACCCTGTTCTTCTTCTTTCCCATCGCCTATGTGATTTACTTGTCCTTCTTTGACTGGTCTTTGCTGAATCTGGAGGAGATGGAGTGGGTCGGGCTCGGTAATTTTACGGCGTTGATGATGGAGGAAGATTTCCTGCAAGTATTGGGAAACACGCTCGTCTATACCGCAGTTACCGTAGGCTTGGGGATCTTCCTTTCCTTTATGCTGGCGCTATGGCTCAATCGGAAGGCAAAAGTATACGGGATCGTCCAGGCTGCCGTATTCAGTCCGCACATCGTGTCACTCGTTTCCATCGCCATGCTGTGGATGTGGCTCATGGATCCGCAGTACGGTCTGTTGAACGCCATTTTGGAGATGGTGGGACTGCCCGGATACACATGGCTGTCCGACACCAAGAGCGCGATGATCTCCCTGATTCTGGTCAGCATTTGGAAGGGAGTCGGATACAACACGCTGGTCTTTATTGCCGGTATGCAAAGTATCCCGAAGGACATCTACGAAGCAGCGGAGCTGGACCACTCTCCGTGGTGGCGTACGCTGACACGCATTACGGTTCCGATGCTCTCTCCCACGATATTCTTTTTGCTCGTCATCAATACGGTCTCATCCTTCCAGGTGTTCGATACGATTTACATCATGACGCAGGGGGGACCTGTCAACAGCACCAACATGCTCGTCTTTTACATCTATGAGCAAGGCATGGACTTCTACAACGGCGGTGCTGCTTCTGCCGCTTCGGTCATCCTGCTCGCAATGGTTGGCCTCTTGACCTGGCTGCACTTCCGCTTGATGGAGAAAAGGGTTCATTATCGTTAA
- a CDS encoding carbohydrate ABC transporter permease: protein MMQVGRTAWKTVEWVLLAAVGLVFLFPFLWMFLTAFKTMPEVYQFPPTWWPESWQFENFRIAWSSGPFVTYVMNSILVAGGILILQFLIAVPAAYAFARYRFPGRNLLFGLSLIALMIPSQVIFLPVYVEMSHWGLVNTLWSLILPFGASAFGIFLLRQSFMQVPDEVIEAARLDSASEWKIMWTIMVPMAKPVLVTFGLFSFIYHWNDYFWPLIMTNSDSVRTLPIGISMLKAAEGGKQWNVIMAGNLILVLPILVVFFIAQRHIISAFVYQSK, encoded by the coding sequence ATGATGCAAGTAGGACGAACCGCATGGAAAACGGTGGAGTGGGTGCTGCTGGCGGCTGTCGGACTCGTCTTTCTCTTCCCGTTTCTATGGATGTTCCTGACTGCTTTTAAAACCATGCCGGAGGTCTATCAGTTTCCTCCGACGTGGTGGCCTGAATCCTGGCAATTTGAGAACTTCCGTATTGCCTGGAGCTCCGGACCATTTGTGACCTATGTCATGAACAGCATTCTGGTCGCTGGAGGAATCTTGATCCTGCAATTTCTGATTGCGGTACCCGCAGCCTACGCCTTTGCCCGGTATCGCTTTCCAGGGCGAAACCTGCTGTTTGGCCTGAGCCTGATCGCCCTGATGATTCCTTCGCAGGTTATCTTTTTGCCGGTCTATGTGGAGATGAGTCACTGGGGGCTGGTCAACACCTTGTGGTCCCTGATTCTTCCGTTCGGAGCCAGTGCATTTGGCATTTTCCTCTTACGCCAGTCATTCATGCAGGTACCCGATGAAGTCATCGAGGCAGCACGTCTCGACAGCGCGTCGGAGTGGAAAATCATGTGGACCATCATGGTACCGATGGCAAAACCCGTGCTGGTCACCTTTGGATTGTTCAGCTTTATCTACCATTGGAATGATTACTTCTGGCCTCTGATCATGACGAACAGCGATAGTGTGCGGACGCTCCCGATCGGGATTTCGATGCTGAAGGCAGCGGAAGGCGGCAAACAATGGAACGTCATCATGGCGGGCAACTTGATTCTCGTCTTGCCAATCCTCGTCGTCTTTTTCATCGCACAGCGGCACATTATCAGCGCGTTTGTCTATCAGTCCAAATAA
- a CDS encoding glycerophosphodiester phosphodiesterase: MNICMAHRGWSGKAPENTMTAIRLALAEPAIQAMEIDVQLSSDGVPVLIHDFTLGRTTNGKGLVKDHTLQELRGLDAGSWLDEKFAGERIPTLEEVLLAVKGRCTLNIELKATSDMYPGIAEKVLELLEKHDMKQEVYITSFDHDLIRQVRQLDTDVQTGLIVSGRPVLMMEQLEEAGANILSMGYPYLTRELTIEAINRGYKVVAWTLDDPEHIRTVMSWHPDVQICTNHPDRMLEFV; the protein is encoded by the coding sequence ATGAACATTTGCATGGCACACCGAGGCTGGTCAGGCAAGGCGCCGGAAAATACGATGACCGCGATTCGTCTCGCATTGGCGGAGCCTGCCATTCAGGCGATGGAGATTGACGTGCAGCTGTCCAGCGACGGAGTTCCTGTGCTCATCCACGATTTTACGCTCGGACGTACGACGAATGGCAAGGGACTGGTGAAGGATCACACCTTGCAGGAGCTGCGGGGACTGGATGCTGGCAGCTGGCTGGACGAGAAGTTCGCAGGCGAACGCATTCCGACGCTGGAAGAGGTGCTCTTGGCTGTCAAAGGACGCTGCACGCTGAACATCGAGCTGAAAGCGACCAGCGATATGTACCCGGGTATTGCGGAAAAGGTATTGGAGCTCCTGGAAAAGCACGATATGAAGCAAGAGGTGTACATCACATCCTTTGATCACGACTTGATCCGTCAGGTGCGTCAGCTGGATACGGATGTACAGACTGGCTTGATCGTCTCCGGGCGCCCGGTGCTGATGATGGAACAGCTGGAGGAGGCGGGTGCCAATATCCTTTCCATGGGCTACCCGTATTTGACCCGCGAGCTGACTATCGAAGCGATCAACCGAGGCTACAAGGTGGTTGCGTGGACCTTGGATGACCCTGAGCATATTCGCACCGTCATGTCATGGCATCCAGACGTACAGATCTGCACCAATCATCCCGATCGGATGCTCGAGTTTGTGTAA